The Antarcticibacterium flavum genome contains the following window.
AGAATGAGGTAATTAATGCGGAAATTGAGATAAGCCGGATTGATGCTGAATATGACGATAAAATTTCCAAGACAGAAAGCGATTTGTTTACAGCACAGTCCAATCAATTTGATGCTGAAGCACAGGTAAGCAAACTGGAAAATGATTTCACCAATTACAGCATCAGGAACCAGATGTATTACATTCTGGCCCCACAAAGCGGATATATTAACCGGGCTCTTCGCGCGGGGATTGGAGAAACCTTTAAAGAAGGTGAGCGCCTGGTAGGTATTATGCCGTCTGATTTTCAATTGGCGGTAGAAACATTTGTACGGCCTCTGGATGTCCCTCTTTTGCATAAGGGTGAGAAGGTAAGGGTGCAGTTTGATGGGTGGCCGTCAATTGTTTTTAGTGGCTGGGAAAACCTGTCTTTTGGTACTTATGGCGCTCGCGTTGTTGCAGTAGAAAACTTTATAAGTCCTAATGGATTGTACCGGGTACTCCTGGAACCAGATCCAGATGATCACCCCTGGCCACGCGATGTGAGGATTGGCAGTGGAGCTTCAACCCTGGCTTTGCTGGAAGAAGTGCCAATATGGTATGAGATATGGAGGAATCTTAATGGATTCCCGCCAAATTATTATCAGCCTCAAACGGCTGCAACAGATAATGTAAAATAATGAGAATTAAGAACTTCCTTATTATCCTGATAATTTTACTGGGGGAAAATCTACAGGCACAGGAGCGGTTGCCGCAGGTCCTTACCTTTGAGGAATATCTGGCATTTGTAAAGCAATATCATCCCGTCGCAAGGCAGGCAGGATTACAATTGAGTATGGCTGAAGCTGAGCTGCTGCGTGCCAGGGGAGGGTTTGATCCAAAAATAGAGGTAGATTATGACAGAAAGGAATTTAAGAATACAGAGTACTACGATATCCTGAATTCCACTTTCAAAATTCCCACCTGGTATGGGATTGAGCTTAAAGCAAATTTTGAACAGAACCAGGGGTATATCTTAACCCTCAAAAAACGGTGCCAGAGGATGGGCTTTTTAGTGCAGGGGTATCTGTAGATGTAGGACAGGGAATGTTTATAAATCAACGTATGGCATCCCTTCGTACTGCCAGGATCTACAGGGACCAGTCCTTGGCAGAGCGTGACCTTATGGTAAATGAGGTGCTTTATGACGCAGCATTGGCATATTTCGACTGGTTAAGGGTTTATAATGAAATGATCATCTATGAGGGTTCCTTGAAAATGCCGTGGAACGATATGACGGGATTGCAAGGAATGCCAGGCTGGGGGCAATTCCTGCCATTGATACTGTAGAAGCAAGGATATCTGTCCAAAACAGGATCCTGGATATGGAGCAGGCGAGAGTAGATTTGGTGAAGGAGCGGCTGGATCTTTCCAATTTTTTGTGGCTTGACAATAATACTCCCGTAGAGTTACAACCAGATATGATGCCGGACACCAATCTTCTTCCAAAAGTAAATGTAGTCCTGGACCTGCCGGAAATAATTGAACCGGGCGTTATCCCCGAGAATCATCCACAGCTTAGATCAATGGAATTGGGATTACGTGCCCTGGAGGTGAACCGGCGGCTTATGGCCAACAGGTTATTACCGGAAATAAATCTTGAGTATAATTTTCTTACCCAGGAGCCCGATGAGTTTCAAAGCCTTACACGTGCCAATTATAAAGCAGGGGTGAGATTTAGTTTTCCCTTGTTCCTTAGAAAGGAACGCGGGGAACTGCGGCTGGCGAATTTCAGGATACAGGACGCAGAGTTTGATTTGCAGCTCAATGAAAGACAGTTGGAGAACAGGTTGCTGGCCGTATTCCAGGAATTGGAGTCTTATAGCATTCAAACGCAAATGGCAGTGGAAATGGTGGAGAATTATGCCACGCTCCTCGCGGCAGAAGAGCGCAGGATGAGCTTTGGAGAAAGCTCCCTATTCCTTATTAATACCCGGGAGACCAGGTTAATCGAGGCGCGCCTTAAACAAAACGATATCCTTAATAAATACCTGTACGCAAAGGCAAGGTTGTTTCGCAACCTGGGGATCATTCCCAATGCCGATTAAGTTAAAACGGAAAACTTAAAAGCAGAAAGCGACAGCGGAAACCGGGAAGGAAGACCGGGGTGACCCCCGCAATAAAATGAAAAAAAGCTATATAAAATTAAATGTAGGTTTCCACTGCACGCCAGGAAGTCTTGATCATTCTGCTTTTACTATACTAAATTCTGCCCTTGACCCTCCAGATAAGAGAACATCCAAATGCGCATAAAGCACATAGATATCATTTCTTTTTACAGTTGCTGTGGTTGGAAAAACAGCTCCTGTAGGGAATTCTGCTATTAAAGATGCAGATTCCCACCTGTCATTGGTTCGAAAGGTTTGTACGCTGGCATTTTCGCCACCAAAATCATTACTTACTATGACCAGCTCATTAGGGTTCTTAAGGTAAATACCGTCAGGAAAATTGAGTTCTACCGGGAGATCTACCGCCGTAAAATTATCGGGAGTGTCCATAGGGAATTTTATAAGCTCTCCAGAATCTGTCTTGCTTACCAGGAGAAAACCCCTGGGATCATAATCTATTCCGTTAAGGCCAAAACTACCTTCTGCAGGTATGAAGTCTTCATTTTCATAGAAAATTTTGGCATTTCCCTGCAGATCCACTTTATAGATTACACCGGCAAAACTATCTGTAACATAGGCATTCCCATGCTGGTCTACAGTAACATCATTGGCGAAATTGGCTCCCGGGGTCAAACCTCCAAGGTCTGTATAAAATATCCTGTTTCCTTCCAGATCATAAGCGCCAAGCCCTGCCAGCGATTCCAGGGAGGCATTGGCCACCAGCACCCGTTTACGGGTATGGTCAATGTGTATCCCTATTGTAGCAACAAGATCATCGTCACTCACCCATACTGAATATACCCCGTCTTTCACCTGCCCAATATTCCCGCGCGTAATTGATGTAATAAGAAAACGGTCATTTCTTATATCATATTCTATCCCCTCGGGATATAGATCCTGTTCTTCAATAGTTATTACCTGTGCTTTATGAGCCTTTTGCTTTGCACTAAGGTTTGCAACCTCATTTATTTCATTTACATCATGAGTGTTGGCCGTACAGGCAAAAAGTAAAACAAGCAGCAACCTTGCAGAGGTTGAAAGGAAAGATATTTTCATAACTTAGAATTTATGTTATTAAATGACTTTGCCGGGAGGATCTTAATTTCAGTTTAAAGTTAAAAATCTTTTTATTGAGTTTAGCCTAATAACCTATAAATCAAATTGTTATTGTAATAATTACGGGAAATCCTGTATTTATAATTATTGGTGTTCGATTAAAAAAAATTAAAATTTTTTTTAGTCTTTTATATAAATAGCCTGAATACATATCAACCTCAACCAGGGAGTGGTTTTGGATCTGAAATAGTTCAGGGAAATTCAAATTTTTTAATAATGGTAAACGATTATTTTCCACACACTCAGTTTTTGGTCTGGATTCTATATTCCAGCAGCGTGAGGGATCTGGAATCTTTTACCGGGCAGTATGAATTTATATAGTATTTTTACTGGACCTAGAATTTTTACTTATGCTTGAAGATTTAAAAAAGAATTCCCTCTTTAATTTTGAAGAAGCCCTGTTAAAGGAAATCGAAGAAACCGGCAGCCTTAAAAAGTATAAAGGAGGGGATAAACTTATAGAGATTGGAGATTATGTAACAGCCATGCCTTTGCTGCTTAATGGAGCCGTAAAAATCCTGAGGGAGGATAAGGATGGCGATGAACTATTATTGTACTTCCTGGAAAGTGGGGATACCTGTGCGATGACCCTTTCCTGTTGTCTTGGACAAACCCGCAGTGAAATACGAGCTGTGGTTGAGCGGGATGCTACTGTAATTATGATACCCATAGCTAAAATGGAAGAATGGACTTCAAAATTCAAATCCTGGCGCAACTTTGTCTTTGAAAGTTACCACAACAGGCTTTCAGAAATGCTGGATACCATAGACACCATTGCATTTCTTAATATGGACCAGAGGCTTATGAAGTATTTAAGGGATAAGGCAATGATCAATAAAAATGACCTGCTGCAGGTTACCCACCAGGAAATAGCCTATGATCTCCATACCTCCCGTGTAGTGATTTCAAGGTTACTTAAAAAACTTGAAATTGAAGGTAAAATAACATTGCAGCGCAATAGCATAAAAGTAGTAGATCTATAGCTAAACCATCTCTAATCTATTTTCCTAAAGAAAGGTGCCAGTACCTCCTTATTGAAAACTGTTGTCCAATTACAATACCTAAAAAATTCCTCAAGCTATATAAAAGTCAGAGAAAAAAGCAAACTCGCTATCAGGTTAGTTTTGATTATTAAATATTCTAAAAAATTCCAATTTCTTCAGCAGAGGGTAAGTGATTTTTACCCGTACCTTTAGTCTAAATTCTAGATTCCATAAGCGCAGCGGTCCAGACTCTTTTACTTACCAGGAATGCTTGAAATTTTGTAAATTCACTTATGGCAGCAGGAAAAAAAGACATCATATTTGTGGGAATTCAGTTTTTGCTTTTTGCAGCCTATTTGTTTGAGGTACCCCACTGGAGTTTAAATTTACCTTCCAATGTGGACCTGGTGCATTTAGGACTGGCAATAGCCGGAATAGTAATTATTCTTGTGGCAATGCTACAATTGAATAAAAACCTTTCCCCTTTTCCTACCCCTAAAAAAAATTCGGCCTTAGTTACTACAGGTCTTTTTCAATATTTCAGGCATCCAATTTACACCGGTATTATGATCACCGCCATTTTCTTTGGGCTGTATCTCAATTCCGGATACAAACTTATGATAGCCGTACTTCTTATTATTCTTTTTTATTTTAAAAGTAACTATGAGGAACAGGGGCTGGAAGATAAATTCCCCGGGTATAAAGGGTATAAAGCATCTACAGGCCGTTTTTGGCCACGGTTTTAATAATTTTGATATATGTTCAAACGTTTTGGAAAGGCTCCTGCAGGTAACAGGCAGGAAAGGATCAAATTACAGGAAAACTACAGAGACGGGAAATTCCATAATCTGGAGCCAACAGCCGTTAGTCCTAAAGATGTTTCTTTTTTTAAAGTTTTGAAGGAATTCATCACCCGTCCAAATTCTGTTACTCCCGCCAGGGAAGTACCTATAAAAAAAACCGATCTTTTTAAGCTCCCCAAAGACAAAATTTCGGTTGTTTGGTTTGGACATTCTTCTTATTTGATAAATTATAAGGGCTTTGTGATTTTAATAGATCCTGTCTTTAGCGGAAATGCTTCTCCCGTAAAATTCTTTGGAAAACCTTTTAAAGGAACCAATATTTATATGGCAGATGATTTTCCTCAGATCGATCTCCTGTTGATCACTCATGATCATTACGACCATCTCGATTACCCTTTTATAAAGCAAATAAAAGATAAGGTAAAGAAGGTGGTTTGTTCCCTGGGCGTGGGAGCGCACCTGGAGCTTTGGGGTATCCCACATGAGAAGATCATCGAACTCGGTTGGCAGGAAGAATTAAAGGTAAATAATGAACTAAATATTACTGCATTGCCCTCCAGGCATTTTTCCGGAAGGTCCACCAAAAGGTTCAATACCCTCTGGTCCTCATTTGCTTTGATCTGGAATGACTGCCGCATATATGTAGGGGGAGATTCCGGATACAGCCCGCAGTTCAGGGAAATTGGAGAACAATTTGGAAATTTTGACCTTGCTTTTTTAGAGTGTGGGCAATACAGTCAATACTGGCCCCAAATTCATATGATGCCGGAAGAAACTGTAAAAGCTGCACGGGATCTCAACGCGAAAATCCTTTTCCCTGTTCATTGGGGAAAGTTTGTGCTTTCCATACACCCCTGGAATGAACCTATAAATCGTATGGTTGCTGAAGCTAATAAAAAAGACCAGGATTTTGTTGCTCCGCACATAGGTGAAATGTATATTTTAGGTGAAAAATACGATCAAAAGGAATGGTGGAATTTCGAAGATAATGGATAAACTATGGAGGAAACAAAAGAACACTGGGAGAAGATCTATAAAACAAAGGACTTGAAAGAGGTGAGCTGGTATCAGGAAAAACCCCGGCCATCTTTAAATTATATACAATCCCTGGAGCTGGATAAAGATGCAGCGATCATTGATGTTGGTGGAGGCGATAGTTTCCTGGCAGATCATCTTCTTGCTGAAGGTTATTCAAATATTACTGTGCTTGATATTTCTGAAGAAGCCATCAACAGGGCTAAGAAAAGGTTGGGAAAGAAGGCCGGAAAAATTACCTGGATAACTGCCGATGCAGGTGATCTTAAACTGAAAGAATCCTATGACCTGTGGCACGACCGGGCAGCTTTTCATTTTTTAACTGCAGAGGAAAAGATAGAAAACTACCTGAAGTCTATGAAGGCTCATGTCAAAAAGGGTGGTTATGTTATCCTTGGAACATTTTCAGAAAAAGGGCCGGAGAAATGCAGCGGCATCAAGATCAAACAGTATTCATTGCACGAAATGGCCGATCTTTTCGTAGAGGATTTTGAAATTGTGGACAGTGAAAATATAGACCACATAACCCCTACTGAAGCTATCCAAAACTTTAGTTTCGGAATTTTTAAGAAGTTATAGATAAATAATCACTTCTGTTCCAGCAGGAATTCCCTGAATTCAGCAGTGTCAAAATCTCCCATTCCAATATGGGTGAGCACCAGTTCGCCTTCAGCATTAATTACAAAGGTGGTGGGGATACTTTGGGTTATATACATATCTGGCATTCCCTTCACCGTTTCGTAGATCTCAAAGCTGTAATTATTCTTTTCTACAAAATCCACTGCCTTTTGAAATTTGTGGTCCAGGGAGAGCATGATAAAAACTATATCCTCATCTTTTAGATCCCGGTAGAGATTTTCAATATCGGGCATTTCCACAATACAGGGAGGGCACCAGGTTGCCCAAAGATTCATAAAGATCACCTTGCCACGAAATTCCTCCAGATTTACTTCTTCCCCTTCGGAATTTAAAAGCTGAAGCTGGAAATCGGCTGCCGGATAATTCCTCTTTGTCCCGGCTTCTGAATTTTTTTCAGCTGTGTCTTCAACTTTTGCTGTCTCCTGCAGAGTACTAAAAACATTTGTTTGCAGCCCAAGAAAAATTAATCCGCCGGCGATAACTAAAATGCTTCCAAAGACCAGGAGGTTCTTCTTTATTTTTTTATTCATACAATGCCAGATTTAACCCCTTTAAGTTGCGAGTGGATCAATTCAATTCGCCTGCGAAGATAGATTTTCATTTTTACTCTAAATGTGACAATTGTTACATTTCGCCAAATTTTTAAAGTTCCCGGCATACCTGGGTGTAACATTAGTTACTTTAAGTTCTCCAGAGATTGAGTAATTTTGCATCTAAACCTCGATTACTTGAAATACTTCAGGATCATTCAGGATTCGTTTATCGGATATTTTAATTACCTGGTGGGAGAGATCACCAATCCTTCGTGGGGTAATTACTTTTACTGGCTCATTGGCCTGTCCCTCCTGGTATGGGCAGTGGAGATCCTTGTTCCCTGGCGCAGGAAGCAGAAGATATTCAGGAAGGATTTCTGGCTGGATAGCTTTTATATACTCTTTAATTTTTTCCTCTTTTCTCTTATTGGTTATAATGCGATCTCCAATGTGGGGGTGGAACTTTTTAATGATTTTCTAAGCCTGTTTGGTATTACGAATCTCGTTGCCATAGAAGTGCAGGCGTTCCCGGTTTGGGCACAGCTGGCTATTATGCTGGTAATAGCCGACTTTATCCAGTGGAATGTGCACCGGCAGCTTCACAGACAGCCATGGCTCTGGGAATTCCATAAAGTTCATCATAGTGTGAAGGAGATGGGCTTTGCCGCCCAGTTTCGGTTTCATTTTATGGAAACCATCATCTATAAGACCGTGCAATACATTCCTCTTGCTATGATAGGATTCGGCATACAGGAATTTATTATTGTTCATATGTTTGCAGTGCTCGTAGGGCACCTAAACCATGCGAATATAGGTTGGGGTTATGGGATTTTTGGTTATATTTTCAATAACCCAAAAATGCACATCTGGCATCATTCCAAAGCACTTCCAGAAGAGCACCCGCACGGGATGAATTATGGCCTCACCCTGAGTATCTGGGATTATCTATTTGGAACCGCTTATGTGCCTCACGATGGAAAGGATATTGAACTCGGATTTGAAGGAGATGAGGATTTTCCTAAAACATTTACAGGGCAGGTAGTTTTTCCGTTCAGGAAAGAAAGACCTCTTCAACCTAATGATACTCTACAGAAGGAAAAATCCAACCTGGTTTATAGAGAAAGAAAATAGCCGTCTCTGGCTATATACCTCAAGACCTTCGAAAAATTCTCTGAAGGTTTTTTTGTGCCTATTGTTTAGAAATTCAGCAGTAAAAGCCTTGAAAGTTTTTTATATTTACAACACAAGTATAAAATAGCCAGTCTAAACAAATAATAATGGAAAAAAAATATAAGGTAAAGGTGAACGATTCCCTGGAGTATAATTTTTCTGAAGAGGAGATAAAGGCCCTGGATTCGCAAAAAATATCTGCATCACAATACCATCTTTTACA
Protein-coding sequences here:
- a CDS encoding TolC family protein; the encoded protein is MERYDGIARNARLGAIPAIDTVEARISVQNRILDMEQARVDLVKERLDLSNFLWLDNNTPVELQPDMMPDTNLLPKVNVVLDLPEIIEPGVIPENHPQLRSMELGLRALEVNRRLMANRLLPEINLEYNFLTQEPDEFQSLTRANYKAGVRFSFPLFLRKERGELRLANFRIQDAEFDLQLNERQLENRLLAVFQELESYSIQTQMAVEMVENYATLLAAEERRMSFGESSLFLINTRETRLIEARLKQNDILNKYLYAKARLFRNLGIIPNAD
- a CDS encoding Crp/Fnr family transcriptional regulator, encoding MLEDLKKNSLFNFEEALLKEIEETGSLKKYKGGDKLIEIGDYVTAMPLLLNGAVKILREDKDGDELLLYFLESGDTCAMTLSCCLGQTRSEIRAVVERDATVIMIPIAKMEEWTSKFKSWRNFVFESYHNRLSEMLDTIDTIAFLNMDQRLMKYLRDKAMINKNDLLQVTHQEIAYDLHTSRVVISRLLKKLEIEGKITLQRNSIKVVDL
- a CDS encoding methyltransferase family protein, translated to MAAGKKDIIFVGIQFLLFAAYLFEVPHWSLNLPSNVDLVHLGLAIAGIVIILVAMLQLNKNLSPFPTPKKNSALVTTGLFQYFRHPIYTGIMITAIFFGLYLNSGYKLMIAVLLIILFYFKSNYEEQGLEDKFPGYKGYKASTGRFWPRF
- a CDS encoding MBL fold metallo-hydrolase; this encodes MFKRFGKAPAGNRQERIKLQENYRDGKFHNLEPTAVSPKDVSFFKVLKEFITRPNSVTPAREVPIKKTDLFKLPKDKISVVWFGHSSYLINYKGFVILIDPVFSGNASPVKFFGKPFKGTNIYMADDFPQIDLLLITHDHYDHLDYPFIKQIKDKVKKVVCSLGVGAHLELWGIPHEKIIELGWQEELKVNNELNITALPSRHFSGRSTKRFNTLWSSFALIWNDCRIYVGGDSGYSPQFREIGEQFGNFDLAFLECGQYSQYWPQIHMMPEETVKAARDLNAKILFPVHWGKFVLSIHPWNEPINRMVAEANKKDQDFVAPHIGEMYILGEKYDQKEWWNFEDNG
- a CDS encoding class I SAM-dependent methyltransferase; amino-acid sequence: MEETKEHWEKIYKTKDLKEVSWYQEKPRPSLNYIQSLELDKDAAIIDVGGGDSFLADHLLAEGYSNITVLDISEEAINRAKKRLGKKAGKITWITADAGDLKLKESYDLWHDRAAFHFLTAEEKIENYLKSMKAHVKKGGYVILGTFSEKGPEKCSGIKIKQYSLHEMADLFVEDFEIVDSENIDHITPTEAIQNFSFGIFKKL
- a CDS encoding TlpA family protein disulfide reductase; this encodes MNKKIKKNLLVFGSILVIAGGLIFLGLQTNVFSTLQETAKVEDTAEKNSEAGTKRNYPAADFQLQLLNSEGEEVNLEEFRGKVIFMNLWATWCPPCIVEMPDIENLYRDLKDEDIVFIMLSLDHKFQKAVDFVEKNNYSFEIYETVKGMPDMYITQSIPTTFVINAEGELVLTHIGMGDFDTAEFREFLLEQK
- a CDS encoding sterol desaturase family protein; translation: MKYFRIIQDSFIGYFNYLVGEITNPSWGNYFYWLIGLSLLVWAVEILVPWRRKQKIFRKDFWLDSFYILFNFFLFSLIGYNAISNVGVELFNDFLSLFGITNLVAIEVQAFPVWAQLAIMLVIADFIQWNVHRQLHRQPWLWEFHKVHHSVKEMGFAAQFRFHFMETIIYKTVQYIPLAMIGFGIQEFIIVHMFAVLVGHLNHANIGWGYGIFGYIFNNPKMHIWHHSKALPEEHPHGMNYGLTLSIWDYLFGTAYVPHDGKDIELGFEGDEDFPKTFTGQVVFPFRKERPLQPNDTLQKEKSNLVYRERK